The Engystomops pustulosus chromosome 4, aEngPut4.maternal, whole genome shotgun sequence genome contains a region encoding:
- the LOC140128468 gene encoding hyaluronidase PH-20-like, with the protein MEIILNLCTFVLLKKLLLLTLTPPCQGAEKRAPPRMYSPFMAIWNAPTELCMRKYRIPIDVSLFEIVGSTLPSATNQNISLFYSDRLGYYPSIDPETGTSYNGGIPQMSNMELHLKKAREDILHYIPSSTQKGLAIIDWEAWRPTWIRNWASKAIYKKYSIDFAQQKDLTIDQRSVESKAKTQFESTAKQLMINTLRLGKQLRPNYLWGFYLFPNCHNYEYKQNSRNYSGKCPDIEMLRNDKMRWLWKESTALFPNMYLETALKSSQLGALYTRHRIQEAKRLSTLSSTRYSLPIYVYSRPVFTDQPEKYLTLSDLVNTIGESAALGAHGFIVWGSVNLTRSKNKCVDLNSFIIKTLNPYIINVSLSARLCSAVLCQNNGVCIRKEWNKNTYLHLNATNIAIEHYKSAYKVNGSPSLEDLRYYTENFVCHCYAGLKCKAPDKIEPMNVCMAQSICIKFSQESL; encoded by the exons ATGGAAATAATTCTAAATCTCTGTACATTTGTACTTCTTAAAAAACTATTATTGCTAACACTCACTCCTCCCTGCCAAGGGGCAGAAAAGAGAGCACCACCGAGAATGTACTCACCCTTTATGGCAATATGGAATGCACCAACTGAGCTGTGCATGAGAAAATATAGAATCCCTATTGATGTCAGTTTATTTGAAATTGTGGGAAGCACACTCCCATCTGCCACGAACCAGAACATTAGCCTATTCTACAGTGATAGACTAGGCTATTATCCCTCTATAGACCCTGAAACTGGTACAAGCTACAATGGGGGTATTCCCCAAATGAGCAATATGGAACTCCACTTAAAAAAAGCCAGAGAGGATATTTTGCATTATATTCCATCTTCAACTCAAAAAGGACTTGCCATTATTGACTGGGAAGCCTGGAGGCCAACATGGATAAGAAACTGGGCGTCAAAGGCAATATATAAGAAATACTCTATTGACTTTGCGCAGCAAAAAGATCTGACAATCGATCAGCGAAGTGTAGAATCTAAGGCTAAGACACAGTTTGAGTCAACAGCAAAACAACTAATGATAAATACTCTCAGACTTGGAAAACAACTGAGACCGAATTACCTTTGGGGGTTCTACCTGTTTCCTAATTGTCATAATTATGAATATAAACAGAATTCTCGCAACTACAGTGGAAAATGCCCAGATATTGAAATGTTAAGAAACGATAAAATGAGATGGTTATGGAAAGAAAGTACAGCACTGTTTCCAAACATGTACCTGGAAACAGCACTAAAGTCTTCTCAGCTTGGAGCACTCTATACACGGCATCGTATCCAAGAAGCAAAAAGACTCTCAACACTCTCTAGTACTCGTTACTCCCTTCCAATATATGTCTACAGTCGTCCTGTATTTACTGATCAacctgaaaaatatttgacactg TCTGATCTTGTGAACACAATTGGTGAAAGTGCTGCTTTGGGGGCCCATGGATTTATAGTATGGGGCAGTGTGAACCTAACACGCAGTAAG AACAAGTGTGTGGATTTAAATTCTTTCATCATCAAAACTCTAAACCCATATATTATTAATGTTTCATTATCAGCCAGATTATGTAGTGCAGTACTTTGCCAAAATAATGGTGTATGCATCCGCAAAGAGTGGAACAAaaacacttaccttcacttaaaTGCAACAAATATTGCAATAGAACATTATAAAAGTGCATACAAGGTGAATGGAAGTCCAAGTCTAGAAGATCTGAGATATTACACTGAAAACTTTGTATGCCACTGTTATGCTGGACTTAAGTGCAAAGCTCCAGATAAAATTGAACCTATGAATGTTTGCATGGCACAAAGTATTTGTATAAAGTTTAGTCAAGAATCCTTGTAG